One part of the Arachidicoccus terrestris genome encodes these proteins:
- the accC gene encoding acetyl-CoA carboxylase biotin carboxylase subunit, protein MFKKILIANRGEIALRVIRTCREMGIKTVAVYSTADKESLHVRFADEAVCIGKAPSVDSYLNIAHIMAAAEITNSDAIHPGYGFLAENAKFAQICNDHGVKFIGPTAEMINMMGDKVTAKDTMIKAGVPVVPGVEGLLQSLEHAKASAKIVGYPVILKATAGGGGKGMRVVWKEEEMEKNYTTAKMEAAASFKNDGIYMEKFVEEPHHIEIQVAGDQFGTVCHMSERDCSIQRRHQKLVEESPSPFMTPELREAMGAAAIKAAASINYEGVGTIEFLVDKHRNFYFMEMNTRIQVEHCVTEEVINFDLIKEQIKIAMGEKISGKNYVPVMHAIECRINAEDPYNDFRPSPGTIKTLNTPGGHGVRVDSHVYSGYAIPPYYDSMIAKLIAVARTREEAIDTMYRALSEYVIEGDGVKTTIPFHLQLMQDEQFRKGEFTTKFMESFKMK, encoded by the coding sequence GAGAAATTGCCCTGAGGGTTATCAGAACCTGCCGTGAAATGGGTATTAAAACGGTTGCTGTTTATTCTACTGCTGATAAAGAAAGCCTCCATGTACGTTTTGCAGATGAGGCCGTCTGTATTGGTAAGGCTCCTAGTGTAGACTCCTACCTGAATATTGCGCATATTATGGCAGCAGCAGAGATTACCAATAGTGACGCGATTCATCCGGGTTACGGGTTTTTAGCCGAGAATGCCAAATTTGCCCAAATCTGTAATGATCATGGCGTGAAATTCATCGGACCCACTGCTGAGATGATCAACATGATGGGTGATAAAGTGACAGCTAAAGATACGATGATCAAGGCCGGTGTGCCGGTAGTACCCGGAGTGGAAGGGTTATTACAGAGTCTCGAGCACGCGAAAGCGTCCGCAAAGATCGTGGGCTATCCGGTGATCCTGAAAGCAACCGCCGGAGGTGGCGGTAAAGGAATGCGGGTTGTCTGGAAAGAGGAGGAAATGGAGAAAAATTACACCACGGCTAAAATGGAAGCGGCTGCTTCCTTTAAGAACGATGGTATTTATATGGAGAAATTTGTGGAAGAACCGCATCATATTGAAATACAGGTGGCCGGCGACCAGTTTGGTACCGTCTGTCATATGAGTGAAAGAGATTGCTCTATTCAGCGCCGTCACCAGAAGCTGGTAGAAGAATCACCTTCTCCTTTCATGACGCCGGAGTTGAGAGAAGCGATGGGCGCTGCCGCTATCAAGGCTGCTGCTTCTATCAATTATGAAGGTGTGGGAACCATTGAATTTCTGGTAGACAAACATCGCAATTTCTACTTTATGGAAATGAATACCCGTATACAGGTAGAGCATTGTGTGACGGAAGAAGTCATTAATTTTGATCTGATCAAAGAACAGATCAAAATTGCCATGGGAGAGAAGATCTCCGGTAAGAATTATGTCCCGGTAATGCACGCTATTGAATGCCGTATTAATGCGGAGGATCCCTATAATGACTTCAGGCCTTCTCCCGGTACAATTAAGACACTTAATACACCTGGCGGACATGGTGTCCGTGTGGACAGCCACGTGTATTCCGGTTATGCGATCCCTCCCTACTATGATTCCATGATCGCCAAACTGATCGCGGTGGCCAGAACCAGGGAAGAAGCGATTGATACGATGTACCGTGCCCTGAGTGAATATGTAATTGAGGGAGATGGTGTAAAAACGACCATTCCATTCCATCTGCAACTGATGCAGGATGAGCAGTTTCGCAAAGGGGAGTTTACGACTAAGTTTATGGAATCTTTCAAGATGAAGTAA
- a CDS encoding DEAD/DEAH box helicase: MSGKLELGLLWEPENLKKNNGYFSFLSIVTNGKVTTYRKGEINKKNIKNLRAGFSSTYNQFLESIGKEANQMKIGAAEMLLTRAGNDPGIQRMVAEQVCKHTYEQVTRFAKASHVLLHYQWTTDPVTNTKKLEPCQISNQILSIHFELVRQENKFYAIPYIKRNGRTAPLSQDSRFEFMVRGGNDWQFLTLKDYKILKWLEEMEAESENLTAEKFPEKILRRLELDYTVIKNGFFEIREIRERPQCSIQLSELNDAFLVFMPRWSYDHLMVDGTYVPSQELMHKGIGYRIYRDKEREEAFLTYVKGLHTAFPAQAKRGFFYLSFSEARKKQWFVKAYKNLLEENVQILGLDKLSHFKYSPHEPATSMKLISNNGASILIELKVCFDKEQVPATTIQKMLLAGQNNVLLKDDSIAVFPEEWQLQYGVYIKHAQIEKHTLLLPSWLFWEVQNKQQDAKQIAENILPDSWRAAWRKWQENKEIVYEVPAAVQATLRPYQQKGYEWMVLLSEMQAGACLADDMGLGKTLQTICFLARQWELTPDGRSIVICPASLLHNWQQEMEKYLPGKSTYLYTGPSRSWTGFLEGDYDLLIASYGTVRQDIDKLCSLVWQVAVIDESHNIKNTTASITRSVSMIRAVSRIALSGTPVMNNTFDLFAQLNFVLPGLLGSKSFFNNEYVIPIDREGDLDKMESLRNLTSPFILRRTKAQVAKDLPERTESTLWCEMGEGQRLYYEEAKTQIRDSLFLDIKNEGLNKARFNIIQGLQRLRQICNAPQLIKDAGNAVCTDSIKIEYLLERLSDIKDEGAKALVFSQFTGMLNLIAEACQGRGIDFYHFDGSTPTAQRHEMVRNFQSEGDDKTAFLISLKAGNAGLNLTAAQYVFLVDPWWNSAVEQQAIDRTHRIGQHSHVFAYRMICKDTVEEKILAIQQKKKRLSDELISAEEGFVKQITEDELQYLFS, from the coding sequence ATGAGTGGAAAATTAGAATTGGGCCTGTTATGGGAGCCGGAAAATCTAAAGAAAAATAACGGGTATTTTTCCTTTCTCTCTATTGTGACCAATGGAAAAGTAACGACCTACCGCAAAGGCGAAATCAATAAGAAAAATATTAAAAACCTGAGAGCCGGGTTTTCCTCTACCTATAACCAGTTTCTCGAATCAATTGGCAAGGAAGCTAATCAAATGAAAATAGGGGCGGCGGAAATGTTGCTTACACGGGCGGGAAATGATCCTGGCATCCAGCGAATGGTCGCTGAACAGGTTTGTAAACATACCTATGAGCAGGTAACGCGTTTTGCCAAAGCCTCCCATGTGCTGTTGCATTATCAATGGACGACAGACCCGGTAACCAACACTAAAAAACTGGAGCCCTGCCAGATATCCAATCAGATTTTATCCATACATTTTGAACTGGTCCGACAGGAAAATAAGTTTTATGCCATCCCTTACATTAAACGTAACGGCCGGACCGCCCCGCTTTCACAGGACAGCAGATTTGAATTTATGGTCCGTGGCGGTAATGACTGGCAATTTTTGACACTAAAGGATTATAAGATCCTTAAGTGGCTGGAAGAAATGGAGGCGGAATCAGAAAATTTAACCGCGGAAAAGTTTCCCGAGAAAATTCTTCGCCGCCTGGAACTCGATTATACGGTCATTAAGAATGGGTTTTTTGAGATCCGGGAGATCCGGGAGCGGCCGCAGTGCAGCATTCAGCTCTCTGAGCTCAATGATGCTTTTTTGGTCTTTATGCCGCGTTGGAGCTACGATCATCTGATGGTGGACGGTACTTATGTGCCGTCACAGGAATTGATGCATAAGGGCATCGGCTACCGTATCTACAGAGACAAAGAACGGGAAGAGGCATTCCTGACCTATGTAAAGGGATTGCATACGGCTTTTCCGGCTCAGGCTAAAAGAGGCTTTTTTTATCTTTCATTTTCTGAAGCCAGAAAAAAACAATGGTTTGTCAAGGCCTATAAAAACCTGCTGGAAGAAAATGTGCAGATCTTAGGTCTGGATAAACTCTCTCACTTTAAGTATAGTCCACATGAACCGGCCACCAGTATGAAGCTGATCTCCAATAATGGAGCAAGCATATTGATTGAGCTGAAAGTCTGTTTCGATAAAGAGCAGGTGCCGGCAACAACGATACAGAAAATGCTGCTCGCCGGACAGAATAATGTACTGTTGAAAGACGACAGTATTGCTGTTTTTCCGGAGGAGTGGCAACTGCAGTATGGGGTGTATATAAAACATGCCCAGATAGAGAAGCATACACTCTTATTGCCTTCCTGGCTATTTTGGGAAGTACAGAATAAACAGCAGGACGCTAAACAGATCGCAGAAAACATCTTACCCGATAGCTGGCGGGCTGCCTGGAGGAAATGGCAGGAAAATAAGGAGATCGTCTACGAAGTACCGGCCGCAGTACAGGCGACTTTGAGGCCCTATCAGCAAAAAGGCTATGAGTGGATGGTGCTGTTATCGGAGATGCAAGCCGGCGCCTGCCTGGCTGATGATATGGGCCTGGGGAAAACCCTTCAGACCATCTGTTTTCTGGCCAGGCAGTGGGAACTCACTCCCGATGGCAGAAGTATTGTTATATGCCCCGCTTCGCTCTTGCACAACTGGCAGCAGGAGATGGAAAAATACCTGCCGGGTAAATCCACTTATCTCTATACGGGCCCTTCAAGGAGTTGGACCGGATTTCTGGAAGGCGATTATGACCTGCTGATCGCCAGTTATGGCACCGTCAGACAGGATATTGATAAACTCTGTTCACTTGTCTGGCAGGTGGCTGTCATCGATGAAAGTCATAATATTAAAAATACGACGGCCAGTATCACGCGCTCGGTAAGCATGATCCGGGCGGTGAGCAGGATCGCGCTCAGCGGTACGCCTGTCATGAATAATACATTTGATCTTTTTGCCCAGCTGAATTTTGTATTGCCGGGCCTGTTGGGATCTAAAAGCTTTTTTAACAATGAGTATGTCATCCCTATCGACCGGGAAGGGGATCTGGATAAGATGGAGTCATTAAGGAATCTGACCAGTCCTTTTATCCTGAGACGCACCAAGGCTCAGGTGGCTAAAGATCTGCCCGAGCGGACAGAATCAACGCTCTGGTGCGAGATGGGTGAAGGGCAACGGTTGTATTATGAGGAAGCCAAAACCCAGATACGCGACAGCCTTTTTCTGGATATCAAAAACGAGGGTTTAAATAAAGCCAGATTTAATATCATCCAGGGCCTGCAACGGCTCCGGCAGATCTGCAATGCGCCGCAGTTAATCAAAGATGCGGGAAACGCTGTCTGCACCGACTCTATTAAAATTGAATACCTTCTTGAGCGACTGAGCGATATTAAAGATGAAGGGGCTAAAGCACTGGTCTTCTCTCAGTTTACCGGAATGCTGAACCTGATCGCAGAGGCCTGCCAGGGGCGGGGAATTGACTTTTATCATTTTGACGGCAGCACACCTACGGCCCAGCGCCATGAAATGGTTCGCAATTTTCAGTCAGAAGGGGATGATAAGACGGCGTTTTTAATCAGTCTTAAAGCCGGTAATGCTGGTTTAAACCTGACGGCAGCACAATATGTTTTTCTGGTCGATCCCTGGTGGAACAGTGCGGTGGAGCAGCAGGCCATTGACCGGACCCACCGTATCGGCCAGCACTCACACGTATTTGCTTACCGGATGATCTGTAAGGATACGGTAGAGGAGAAGATCCTGGCTATTCAGCAGAAAAAGAAGAGGCTTTCTGATGAGTTGATCAGTGCTGAGGAAGGATTTGTCAAACAGATCACTGAAGACGAGCTACAGTATTTATTTAGTTAG